The genomic interval AGTTCAGCGATGATTTTGTACTTTTGATATATAATAGAACGGTCTGTTATTTATGTAACGTTTAcaaatcaatatatttcaattcattttgtgTGGGATAATGACTAATTTTAGCAATATAAACATGTTTCGCATTGAAAGTTGTGATAAAACAACAAAGCATAAATATTGTAATATAATGCGCGATCAATATTTCAAGGGGACcatctcaacatagtttaattatattacacCCCCTATAAACAACTGtagttgcgaccgatcaaaacaaaaAGCTGACCGCTATAAGTtggaaaaaactattttaaagtgaTTGATGTGCTTTGTTGGTgtgcatatttatatttcattggaagctgaacatgatttgtttctttatataatgtgtaaaggtaaaattatagcaaaaacacgattgatcactgattttgtccagcaACTGCGCATTGTCTGCGTCAAAAgaacatattttcttgcttgaagaatgatctacatataAATCCCACTGTTtcgtggataaagaaacaatactagtttggtaaaatttaATAAAGTCATTGCTTaaatctccaatttgtttataaccgtcaatgaaagaggACTCGGTGTGATGTCCTGACTGTATTCATATTTGTTTGCAGTACTGTATAAATGTTTGCAACTTTCGTTAAAGAGAATGTATGCCTCTTAGCAACTGACTTATTCATTAGATATTGGCTTTTCccttgctcctgtagtatttTTTCGTAATTATAACCCGCATCTGAAGGAGGGGTGTATATATGAGTCACCATTCGGTCTGTCTGTccggtctgtttgtatgtgtgtcctcataaatttggtcaTTCAATTGCTTGAATACTGTTACATCTACCTctgtgaaacttcacacacacagGCAAGAAGTAGTTAATCCCCgtcctcttctttttcttttctctttacaattaatgtcacacttaagaggtcaaagggaAAATAAGGTTAACTTTTCGTGTCCCAGcaataacttctttatgcattaaggaattttaaagtaacttggcacaaacttcaaccataattagacgatgtgtcgcgcacaagacacagttccctagctccaaggtcaaggtcacacttagaggtcaaatgtcaaaaataggGTCGGTTCATTTTTGGTGTCCTGGCCATAACGTTTTATGCATGAAggaattctgaaataacttgttacaaatattcaccatcatgaaTCGATGTGTTTTCTTTGAATATAGacacattatacagaaaacatgctACCTGCCCGTAGGCCTACACATAAAAGCTTGAACACATGAAATCGGAAATGTGTTTTGTTACTGGTATCAGCAAGAGTGTTCAGACAAAAATCACCAAGATGGTCCCTGCTCCAatgtcaaaatacaaaaataaaaataaacgttcGATTTTCCGTGCCCGTACCATAACTTGTGTTACTTGTTCACGCATCCAAACAACAATTGTATATAGCAATCATTGTCTCCGCTGGTACtttttatcttaaataaaaaTGGTTGCCAAAGATTTGTAGTGAAACAGCACCAGATTGAAGCCACTgaccctttgtttattttattagtttatatgtctgtaaaaccaacacggagtacttgcatgtaaatgattctgaagcattcaattgcattatataattaggtagaatagcgagtcacagaccccCACCTTCAATGGATTAGTCAGGCTTGACATTAATTGACATTATATACATGAAGACTGATCGATAGAGGCACTTCggtatgtatttttatttcatttacgcccgTAAAGGACACAAATCGTATACTTAagtcgcaaaatggaatacagtgtcagtCGCAAATAAGAGCtcaaatcaaatatcaaaattagcAAGTCGGCATACAGGTGAATGTTTTTCACCGTCTAGacaaaaagtaatttctttcaaaaacgcaacagctatgtaacatcttatttacatatatttttggagtatgcatgcttatttcagaaaacaacatAGATTATTGGATTGCAAATCAATTTGACATATTATTCACCTACCGTCATTACACTTTACTAATTATCTTACATTAGAAGTTGTGCGTCTGTGTTAAAGTGGTCAAGAGAGCTAGTGTGATCCCCCGATGTCCTCTGAACACTCAATAGATTACAATTCTGGTCCAATCGTAAGcgacttgatcagaatatttgtcttaacaaaatattgaacgggtttgaaactgggtcaaaagcAGGCGAATAGATCTCTAGATGGTATGATTTGACACAATGACCTAGTGTTTTAAATCCCAGATAATGCAGTATTCAGATCGATCTAGACTTCATGCAGACAAATATGTTGACTACatttcatataaatcaaatagaaatattgcCTCTATAGTGTTAATTAAGAAGATATTTCTATGATTCTACTTAGTGAAAAAAggcaaactttctgaccaagttttatgtagATCAGATGAAAACAGGCATTAAGGCATTAAGAGTGTTAAGAATATTTTgttatgatatgacctagtgacctgcttttatATCCAAGATAACCCTATATTCAATCTGTTCTAcagtttataaaaagaaatggtCTAACAAAAGTGCATGTAAAAAGTATCGCATCTACAGCATTTAGAAtgtttttttcaaagatttaattTACATGAATTACCTTTTAACGACAGATGACCGAGTTTCAAACGTTACCtggatttgattgaaataaacatTATGACTATGTTTCATTTATCAGGTAAGCAATTTTGTATCTAGAATTTTAGCAACGcttatctattatttgacttattaACATAGTTTTTCGCCAAGTTTCAGAGTACATTTTATATAGGCAACTATTCTAAAACTATTGCCTCTTGAGTGTTGACAATGTTTTTTAGAATCTCTTGGCCCAGATTTTGATGCCAGATAACTAGTTTGAAACTAGATGCAGATTTTATTAAGTCAAGCATCCTTACCACTATTCATAAAGATCGAATATAAATCATGGCCTCTAGTGTGTAAACAATGTTTTCCTATAACTTCACCTAGtgatattaacttttgattctaGATAATCCACTTCCAAACTTTACGTCGATTTTAttaagacaaaaattctgactaggtcttttttgtttgttttgggtttaacgccgtttttcaacagtatttcagtcatgtaacggcgggcagttaagtaaccggtgttcctggattctgtaccagtacaagcctgttctccgcaagtaactgccaacttccccacatgaatcagaggtggaggactaatgatttcagacaaaatgttgtttatcaaatagtcacggaaaacatacggcccgcctgaggatcgaactcacgatcccgcgatccctAGATCAACGCTCttatctactgagctaagcgggcgggctaataaAAATGgaatctagagtgttaataaggtaTTTCTATGAATTAACCATGTGATTGAatcaaatgacctagttttaaaatATGCCGAGATATTcctaaaacaacattttaactAAGTTTCATTGCTAAAATCTCCGATGCACATCTTCTAATGTTGAATTATATTACTATACAACTTCATGACGTTCGTTCAgtacttttggcgatatgtgtaacACCTTTTCTCTGACGGACAGAGGGACGGACGAACAGAAGATCCAAATCTAAATCCCCACCGCATAGGGGTGGCTTAATACCCAGGCATTATCACCGTTATACACCGTTTTCATACCGCACACAATATAATCAAATTTTGTTGAGATGACCCCGTTGAAGAAAAACCACATTCCTCTTCGCAAATgactttttattttgtattttctgggTGTGAGTAAGATATCCAACAGCGTCgctatatttttaacattttttattctaaaaattttcatctttaacatAGCGATATATGCATTCATGTATTCTTATAAGAGGTATGGGTAAGATGAAATCATACGGAAGTCTGTTGCGTATTGTAATGTTTTTTCTCAAATTTAGTAgatctataacatattttattgaataCACAATTGTGTCTATCGCTTGGATTGGAAACTTTGTGCTTGTCACGTTGACTCCAGGGATCACAGCCGGCAAAACTACAGATACCGCTGACGAAGCATTATGAATGGTAGTTTGCACTGAAATGATATTTACCAATACATGGAAGTAATAAcgaaaaaaattaaatcataaaatgaatgacctcattttttttcaataaaaagtagCACTGCGTGAATACTGAACCTCAATTGTCTGACGGGACACCATGTCACCACAAAGCCGTTCTGAATGGATATTACAGACAATGGTACAAAACAAGGTAATTTAAAAGCAGATCATTCTGATATCTCTAATCGAAAGGCGGGTCTAAAAACTGACCTTTCGTGCGTCAAAATCAAAATGTATCAATATCAATGAAGGTAAATTTCATCGTACAGGCATTTAGGTTGTAGtctatattttcaatttcaattttcagGGTGCAGAACAAACTCTTGAAGTGAGATTTCGTCGtcctttttattcattttgtgtttggATTTCGAACACTGGTGCTGCAACTGCTTTTCCATTTCTGCTATCTTTTCCTACAATACACAAATATGTTAAATTCTCATAcacttgtctctgttaaaacacgcttacgctagaatgacgtcacgttaacgtgcggtgacgtcaatatttttgttgcgaccaagaaatagcgctactatattttatctactgttttagataaaggccaaattagaatcgaaataatttatagcaaaaccgtgttttaacactatttatgtactagggcggtaatacgtcgtacaaataatttcactcgggctgcgccctcgtgaaattattacgcccgacgtataaccgccatCATGCATAAAtgtgttaataaaatctggaaattagatccctcggaagcatcgagaacaaggcaaacagtgaaaactgcagactcggtttgattgagtctgttcatgggcagtaatggaaaatgcaacactgcccacgccccctagcaccggcttaagcaatattcaatcttcaaatctaaatgagttgaaatcaatgatcccgaaggaccagaaaatataacaacactgagatgaagtcggggcgactttttacggccgctacacagcacttaacacccgctgttgtgaagtaattaaaatctggaaattagatccttcggaagcatcgagaacaaggcaaacagtgaaaattgcagactcggtttgattgagtctgttcatgggcagtaatggaaaatgcaacactgcccacgccccctagcaccggcttaagcagtattcaatcttcaaatctaaatgagttgaaatcaatgatcccgaaggaccagaaaatataacaacactgagatgaagtcggggcgactttttacggccgccacacagcacttaacacccgctgttgtgaagtaaataaaatttggaaattagatccctcggaagcatcgagaacaaggcaaacagtgaaaattgcagactcggtttgattgagtctgttcatgggcagtaatggaaaatgcaacactgcccacgccccctagcaccggcttaagcaatattcaatcttcaaatctaaatgagttgaaatcaataatcccaacgctcttttgctataaataatttcttaaattgtcaATGTTTGGACATACGAAGAATGAgattcatagattaaaagctgaggCTGGTTCTGTTAGCCATTGTACCTTAATTGACCAAACATGTTAAGCATGTTTAGTATAATCCTGTTACATTGACGTGAAAACTAAAATATGGCATAATctttattatttctgtaaaaaaaaaatgaataaatatcgaACATAAAAAGCTATGTTCCAGAAACGGACGCGCACACAACCAGCACACGAACACTCAAACACACTCATATACCCAAACCAAGCagggacaaaacaaacaaataaagtaacACATTGGGACACCGCCTTGAAACATCGATCACTTCTGATCACAAGGTTTCTAGCGATCCAAACATTACTAATACCACTAAAACTGCCAGGGACCACAGGAATTGCTAAAGTATACCTGGGCGCTCGAACAAATAATAGTTTAGCCAGTAGTAATTCCCTgtagtaataaattattttagataaatatttagttcgtaactatttttaaaatctcACCACTGAAAGGAATGTTAGCCTCAGAACGTGTGCGAAGTCCAGTAAACGCTGTCGACTTAAAGCAAATAGTAGTCCAACTAGTACAGCCAGAACCGCTAGAGCAATCTTTACCGGCAATGTATTTTTGCAGTTGTCAAACCATACAAATCCTTCGGGACATCTATGAAGACATAGTACACCGTATTCAAACATTGGATCTTCACATTCAGATATATACACACATTTCCCATCTTTGAATAGTTTTAAATCTCCACATGACTTTCGGCATATAAATCTATCTTCTTTCAAAGCTACTGGGTCGGAGGATGGACACTGTGAAACGCATCTTGAATCAAAAATGTATCTGACGGTTTCTGGACAGTTATAATGAcatgatttattaaaatatcCTGTATCATTAGCACAATTATCCACACACTGTTTCGTTCTGATATCAGTTAATTTACTTTCTGGACACTTCTCAACACAAGTATTATCAACTAAATATGGACATTCGCCGGGACATTTCTTAATACAAGAGTAATTAAATTGTAACGGATAGTTATTTGAACACTGTGAAACACAATTGTTTACTTTATGATCTTCAGACATAATGTACCATTTGTTCCAAAACCTATGCCCTCTTGTCCATTTTAAAATCGATGTGGTAGCCGGCTCGGTATATGGATGAGACTGTGGGCAAATGGCAACACAAGTGTTTTTATATATCGAAGTGTTGATCAAACAAATGTCATGGCATGTGTTATTAAAAAGAAACTTGTTTTCAGGACAATTTTCGCGACATTCCTTTAGGTCTATAACACCCTTAGCACACAAACCATATGTACAATTATATTGATGATTTACAATGGTTTTAATGTTAATTAGGCCGTGTGTTGAAGGACATTTAGTTATGCAGTTCCGAGCTAACACGTACATATCATCCGGACATTCTAAAACGCATTTTGAATCTAATATCAATTTATCGTCTGAGCACTTTGCTTTACATTTTACGATGCTTTGAACAACATTctctttccaaaaatgtatacCATCACTATTAAACGTCCTATTAGTAACTGAAATAGACGATGTTTCTTGGTATGGTGCACCTGTTGGACATGATGCTACGCATTTATTTTCAGTGGTAAACAGAGGTGTGTGACAAAATCTTTCACATGTTCCATTGTATTCGAAAAATCCATCAGGACATGATTCAGTGCAATTCAGTATGATATTACCTGTGCAATAATTATTGGTTGAGTGACATGTTTCATTTACAACAGAAACGCCAGTATAATTATGGCTTCGTGGACAACGGTCAACACAAGTTCCATTAAAATATAAGTAGGTATCTGGACAAGTATTCACACATGTTTCGTTCAAAACAAACTGGTGAGGTTTGCATTTTTCGACACAAATTATTCCAGCTGAAATATTCTCAGAGTATTTCGTCTCGCACTTTTGTTGTGAACATGATCCATTCTGAATTATTGGATAATCTTCTGGACAAGAAGTGATGCACGTGAAATTGAAACGCACCATTTCTTTATCACAGACAGTGACACATTTCTGCATAATTGTGTTTGATTCTGTTTGAGTGTATTTTCGGCTGTAAAAATAATAGTTATGATACGACCAGTTATGTAAGGTAATTGTTACATTTTGTACTAATGGTTCTGATGCAGGACACTTTAACACACAGTCTctttctttatgaaataaaaaagaagggCAGTAAGAGAGGCAAGCATAGTTTGATATGTAATTTTCCGATGGACATTCTTTGATACATGTTAAAACACTTTCAACTTTTTCACACCACCTGCTGTAGCAAtttgttgtttttgaaatatttcgttCATACGGATAGTCTATTGGACATTTCTCAGTGCATTCATTTTCAATTAATGGAACCCCACGCGGGCAGGAATATACGCAAGTTTTCCTCCATCTTAACATTGGCCGAGGACAGACATCTACACATATCGCATGGTCAAACTTTTGCTCCTGTTTTTCTCCACATTGAAATCCCTTTTTAATCACACACGAGTAAGAAGTATTCCTAGGGCACTTTTCAAGACACGTATTATTAACTGCTACAGTACCTAAAGGACAAGTATCAACACACTGATCACTGAACTTGAACTTGTATTTATTCGCACAATCTTTTACACAGTATTTAAAACCACCATTGCCATTGTaggttgaataaataaaatgaagttCGCTCGGGCATTTATCAACGCATGTGCTATTAACAACAAAAGGTCTTTCATCTGGACATTTCCGATGTACACACGTTTTACTGTCAAACCCAGCAGCAGGAGCATCGTCTGTGCATTTTGTTTGACAAGTTTTTGAAGATATGAAAGGGCTTGACGGCGGGCATTCTTCATAACAAGACGAATTAAATGCAACTTTATTTTGGGGGCAACTGTTTCGACAGAAGCCGTCATCTTCCAAACGTGGACATTTTCCGACGCATGTATGATGAAGCAAACCAGAGATAGTGGTATTCATCCTAAAAGATTGGTCGTTTGGACATTCCGAAACGCAATTTTTTTTATCGATGTACCTTGAGTCAGAAGGGCATAGTTTAACACATGATGCATTGGAAACGAACTCGTCGAATTTGTTACACCTGACACATTTTCTTTCTAAATACGGCATGGACATACCTTGTTTGAGagtttctttataaaatgtattttccgGACAAGAACTGATACAGTTTCTATGTTCATCAACAAACATTTCACCACAATCCGAGACGCAATTATTGCCGTTGATGTAGAATGGCTCTGGGCATTCGGAGATACACCCAACAACTTCATTGCAGTAGGGCTTATCTGGTGGACAAGCTGTGTTGCATTTAGATGATGCagaactctgcaaaaaaaatgtattaaacaaataagtgtaaattaaaatatttaaatatgttattttttgtaaatCAATTGCATATGATACAATAAAATAGTCCAAAGCCAGCCGTACATAAACTTAAAAACCTATAACTTAACGAACCAGTAATAAGACCGGTAAGACATTTAGTGCGAACTTCAATGGAAATACAGGGGCCTTTGTGGCCGAGTttttaagatcgctgacttcaaatcacttacccctcaccgatattggttcgagtctcactcggagcgttgaatttctcatgtgaggaagccattcatatggcttacgtaaggtcggtagttctaccaaggtacccgcccttgatgaaataatccACAAAgtgtcacctggggtcttcctccaccatcaaagctgaaaagtcgccatatgacctataattgcgtcggttcgacgttaaacccaacaaaaacaaaacaaaataagtgaaaatttattttgtttttaaaatacaatatatgttaaatatttacttacttggTTACTTGAaataatcaaaacaataaaaagtaACATGGCTGTAGTTAaacgacaaaaatgaatataaaaggtCTTATTGATCGTTGAAAATGTGTATTGCGTAAATAAAGGACGGTTTATACCCGATCGATAATAAACTTTACCAACTTCGTACTTCAGTTCGAATATAATTGGTTTGTTtcatatgttttgaaataataatggAAATGAATGATCAAGAATAACGCTGTGATTATTTATAAAACGTAAGTAATAATAAATCGAATAACAGTACGTTAAAATGGCTTCTCGTGTACCGGAGATGCCACACGACAAAACATATCATATATTTGTGTGTTATGAAAAAAATTCAGTGGACATTGTTCGGATAATTGTTGATAATTTAGAGAATAAGGGGATTATGTGCTGTTACTATGATAGGGACTTCACTCCTGGACGCTCaattatagaaaatatgtatGAAGCTATTGAGAAAAGTTTATATATGTTGATTGTTTTGTCAGAAGATTTTGAAAACAGTCATTTTTGCAAAGACGAACTGGATAAAGCATCCCATCTTAGAGCAAAGGGAGAATATAACATGATACCTATAAGGATAGAACCATGTTCCGTCCCCGAATGTCTTCGGTATCTCGTGTACATAGACGTGGAAGATAGCATCGACAGAGCACATGTTAAAATCATAGACGCCATGTCGAAGAAAGGTGAGTTTTgtgtaatttttttatgtttgattCCATTTAAAGCAGATAGTTTTTATGGTACAATACTACATCTTGCTGCAAGTATCGTAATTTTTACAAGGcgataaatatatcaataaaacgAATATATTTAATGCTGATTAAACAGAGCAAATGTAAATCAGGTTAGGTAAATACATGaacattgaaatgaaataaaaatacatatttttaatttctctTATTCTTCAATCATACTTTCTAGACATTCTATGGATAATTCTGAAAATTTCGTTTCAGAACTTCGGATAGAATTTAGAGAAGGTAACATAACATTGGTCATATGTTGTAAACAATAATACATGGTAAGAAATTCGTTTATGTTGAAATAGTTTGGTTCCTGTAAAGATCATACTCGACTGCAAACTGCACTGTATACACTGTGGCATTTTCAGATACCATTCTTACAAAGAAAGTTTTGCTGAATGTAAAATATTGAGACACTATATAGAAGGGTGAAGTTGATTTCGTGTTTAAGGAAAGTTAGCATCTTCTGCATGAAAAGAACAAGAACCATGACTCGACCTTGTTTACGCTGTATTCAACTTAATTGTCATGGGAATTACCTTAAACGTGATGAAGGGACTTCATTACTGCATACAAAGATATGACATTAGTAGAAATTGCAATAAGTATAAATTCATCTTGCTTGCTTTTTACCGAAACACTGTTGTCCGGGAAATTGTCCAAAAGTATAAACTCTGTTGAACTATCATACATTGATAGCGGATATTTAGATAAAGTACAATATACAAGAACGATAACAACACTTTGCttacttttaataaaatctaaaaagtagccccctcggaagcaccgagaacaaggcaaaaagtaaaaattgcagactcggtttgattgagtctgtttaagTCATATTTCCTCTTTTGGATCTAGTTGTCTAGGGCATTACTCTAAAAGAAATGAAGTGAATCCTCTCAAGCTACTTTCAAGGATAGAGGACCGTAATGGGAAGAATTACAGGTTACATTATACAAATTTtgttccttctttgtttcatataaacatttaaatcttGCGACATCGTTTTCAATACTTTAGGGCATTTCCCTTTCTAACTGTATTAGATTTTTCACATCTTCAGTATGGAGGAGAataatttcactgaaaatttgattttgatataatttgataCAGTAACATGTCATATAAAAGAAagcaagagctgtctccataggatgacacatgcccccgatggcactttgaatgaatagttatggccgatgttagagtttaggacctttgacctacggacctgagtcttgcgcgcgacacgtcgtcttactgtggtacacattcatgccaagttatttgaaaatccatccatggatgacaaagatatggaccggacacgcccattaatgcactatcctttaacgtctaagtctgaccttgacctttgagctacggatctgggtcttgcgcgcgacacgtcgtcttactgtggtacacattcatgccaagttatttgaaaatccatccatcgatgacaaagatatggaccggacacgcccatcaatgcactatcctttaacgtctaagtgtgaccttgacctttgatctacatacctgggtcttgcgctgggtcttgcgcgcgacacgtcgtcttactgtggtacacattcatgccaggttatttgaaaatccatccatcgatgacaaagatatggaccggacacgcccatcaatgcactatcctttagcgtctaagtgtgaccttgacctttgagctacggacctgggtcttgcgcgcgacacatcgtcttactgtggtacacattcatgccatgttatttgaaaatccatccatcgatgacaaagatatggaccggacacgaaaattgcggacagactgacagtcgaccgacagacggttcaaaaactatatgcctcccttcgggggcataaaaaacaaaataaaaggaatAAATACCATTAATCTGCCTTGAATAATGATAaggttatataaattataatatataaatctgCCTTTTGTATTTCCTTTCAATacctttaaaaagtaaatttgtcTCCACTAAAGAGAATTTAATGTGACTTTACGCAATGAAAGATGACAATGAACGGAACGACTGAAAGGAAGAACAGAAGAACCATAACGTATAAGTTAATGTTGTTGttgtgaaaaaaatctatttgtacttacattttcacattttatgatTTAAGATGCTATTTCTTTAAATTCAAAGAAGGGAATTCTAtataacatgacaaaatgatagatttaatttaaataaactgCAAAGCACAAAAACCGTAGGCCTTTCTTGAATGTCACAGATTATACATAAAAGGTACAGTGAGTAGTAatcaaaatacaatatttttattatcctCACACAACCTAATTCCGAACACAACCTCTATCCGAACACATGCATGTAAACAGAAAATGACGCAATACAATGACAGCTCACacgattttttgtttgtaaacatgTAGTGAAATGTCACGTAAATTCAAATGTAGATAATGGAAGTACGAAAGGTAAGATACATGTCAAAATATGATGCCCTTACCTATTTTCAGCCATTTTGCTAATACCAAACAGGTATAAACTTCAAACGtctcagaaataaattttatgagCA from Mercenaria mercenaria strain notata chromosome 2, MADL_Memer_1, whole genome shotgun sequence carries:
- the LOC123562916 gene encoding proprotein convertase subtilisin/kexin type 5-like isoform X1 — translated: MLLFIVLIISSNQSSASSKCNTACPPDKPYCNEVVGCISECPEPFYINGNNCVSDCGEMFVDEHRNCISSCPENTFYKETLKQGMSMPYLERKCVRCNKFDEFVSNASCVKLCPSDSRYIDKKNCVSECPNDQSFRMNTTISGLLHHTCVGKCPRLEDDGFCRNSCPQNKVAFNSSCYEECPPSSPFISSKTCQTKCTDDAPAAGFDSKTCVHRKCPDERPFVVNSTCVDKCPSELHFIYSTYNGNGGFKYCVKDCANKYKFKFSDQCVDTCPLGTVAVNNTCLEKCPRNTSYSCVIKKGFQCGEKQEQKFDHAICVDVCPRPMLRWRKTCVYSCPRGVPLIENECTEKCPIDYPYERNISKTTNCYSRWCEKVESVLTCIKECPSENYISNYACLSYCPSFLFHKERDCVLKCPASEPLVQNVTITLHNWSYHNYYFYSRKYTQTESNTIMQKCVTVCDKEMVRFNFTCITSCPEDYPIIQNGSCSQQKCETKYSENISAGIICVEKCKPHQFVLNETCVNTCPDTYLYFNGTCVDRCPRSHNYTGVSVVNETCHSTNNYCTGNIILNCTESCPDGFFEYNGTCERFCHTPLFTTENKCVASCPTGAPYQETSSISVTNRTFNSDGIHFWKENVVQSIVKCKAKCSDDKLILDSKCVLECPDDMYVLARNCITKCPSTHGLINIKTIVNHQYNCTYGLCAKGVIDLKECRENCPENKFLFNNTCHDICLINTSIYKNTCVAICPQSHPYTEPATTSILKWTRGHRFWNKWYIMSEDHKVNNCVSQCSNNYPLQFNYSCIKKCPGECPYLVDNTCVEKCPESKLTDIRTKQCVDNCANDTGYFNKSCHYNCPETVRYIFDSRCVSQCPSSDPVALKEDRFICRKSCGDLKLFKDGKCVYISECEDPMFEYGVLCLHRCPEGFVWFDNCKNTLPVKIALAVLAVLVGLLFALSRQRLLDFAHVLRLTFLSVEKIAEMEKQLQHQCSKSKHKMNKKDDEISLQEFVLHPEN
- the LOC123564653 gene encoding stimulator of interferon genes protein-like, translated to MASRVPEMPHDKTYHIFVCYEKNSVDIVRIIVDNLENKGIMCCYYDRDFTPGRSIIENMYEAIEKSLYMLIVLSEDFENSHFCKDELDKASHLRAKGEYNMIPIRIEPCSVPECLRYLVYIDVEDSIDRAHVKIIDAMSKKELRIEFREDRNGEYLQFEMQAFAPRLKFTETDTAEIWNNRFEVSADLLQEIETTVNSSSFVKYQHIIEHPYCAIFLAFLHLLILLMILFLALLLNTGREKAGSFQPVEYCLAVG
- the LOC123562916 gene encoding uncharacterized protein LOC123562916 isoform X2 — encoded protein: MLLFIVLIISSNQSSASSKCNTACPPDKPYCNEVVGCISECPEPFYINGNNCVSDCGEMFVDEHRNCISSCPENTFYKETLKQGKDSRNGKAVAAPVFEIQTQNE